Genomic DNA from Corynebacterium kroppenstedtii:
GGTCATACGCACTGTCCGCACTACCAGCTCGGCCAGCAAAGCGGCTGTCCGACGCAGACGATGGCTCCTTAGAGTCCACGAAGTCCTCCCAGCGGGTAAAGCCGTCCCAGCTCTACGCAAACACAGCGCGACCACAACACACTGCTACCCCGCCACCCTCATGGCCACGAGGCAAGCGTCGCCACTAAAGAAGAGCAACCACCGCGGGTTCGCACGTGGCGACACGGAAAACGTAGAACAGAAACGCATTTAAGTTCGCTATCAACACTAGCTGCTCCTTGTTCCCCATAAATAACCGGACAACGTGTTAAACAAACATCGTGCCGACTATGGCAAGGCTTCCGAGCGGACGGTAGCCCGAGAGAGACTCGGCTGTGGCACGGAATCCCCCGCTATCCCATGGCCGGTCATCAGCGAGCGTGGTTACACTAGCCCTATGACCGATTCCTCCGCGACAAATAACCAACAATCAATTCCAACTCTGTCCACCGAGCGGTACACCCTTCCTGCGCTGGGATTTGGTACGTACCGGCTCTGGGGAAAAAGCGGTGCGCAGTCCACTGAGACTGCGCTCACGATGGGCTATCGGCTCATCGACTCTGCCTACAACTACGAAAATGAAGGCACCATCGGCGCGGGGATTCGCGCGGCCATTGATAAAGGAATTGTCTCGCGCGGCGACGTCACCGTGACCAGTAAACTTCCCGGCCGATACCACGAACATGACCAGGCACTGAGCGCCATTGAGGAATCCCTATATCGCACTGGGCTGGATTACATCGACCTGTACCTCATCCACTGGCCAAATCCGAAGCAGGGCAAATACGTTGAGGCGTGGAAAGCATTAATGGAAGCCCGGGACCGCGGACTTATCCGCAACATCGGTGTATGCAACTTCACACCGGAGCACCTGGACACCCTCGAACGGGAAACCGGCGAACTTCCCGTCATTAACCAAGTCGAGCTACACCCGTACTTCAACCAGGCTGAAAC
This window encodes:
- a CDS encoding aldo/keto reductase — encoded protein: MTDSSATNNQQSIPTLSTERYTLPALGFGTYRLWGKSGAQSTETALTMGYRLIDSAYNYENEGTIGAGIRAAIDKGIVSRGDVTVTSKLPGRYHEHDQALSAIEESLYRTGLDYIDLYLIHWPNPKQGKYVEAWKALMEARDRGLIRNIGVCNFTPEHLDTLERETGELPVINQVELHPYFNQAETRAYDAEHGIITEAWSPLARGAVFEEDTIVSIAKNHDASVGQVVLAWHRAIGSLAIPKSASEKRQKENLDSLHVTLTSDEIEAINALTKPDGREKDQDPDEYEEF